The sequence CGTCCTCCAAGTGGTCACGAACGAGCTCCGGCTGTGCTCCGATGAGAAGCTTCGCCGGGTCGTCAGACTTCTCGGGCGGTCGAAGCTTCCACGGTTCGGCGCTCTCGTCCATCTCGCGAAGGATCGTCACGAGGTCGGTGCCGAGCCGTCCGGGAGTGCTTCCAGCAGCCATCAGACATTCTCCTGACGGCGTTCGCGACGGAGTTGAACGAGGTCAATCACTGGCCAGCCCGCGTCGCGCAGCTGCTCTTTGACCTCCTGGATCGCGTTCGTATCCACCGTCCACGCCGATCGATCCGGGTTCCACCGGCGGCGCGTAGACGCCATTGAGAGATCGAGCAGGTCCTCCTTCGACTCGAACGGCGAGCCGAGCATGGCTTTCAGCCCGTTGTGGGTGGCGATCTCGCCGAGGACTTTGATGCACTCTATCGGGTCATCACCGGATGGTAGATACTCAAGCATCGGTCCGTCCGGCGTGTCGGTGTATTCGATCGCGAGGCGGCCGCAGTACGGACAGACCCACACGCCGAGGTCGGCACGGTGTGCACTGGGTTCGTCGCACGTCGGGCAGTTCGGGTGGAAGTCGAGACTGTATCGCGTCGTATCTGACATTTCAATCAGCTTTAGTAGCGGCTACCGCTGTGAGACTTGCTTGCTCAGGGTCGACGCCGATCGCTGGGGTTGTCTTCCCTGCTGAGTCTCGATCCACGGGATCGGCGTCAATAAGCGTCTGCACAACTGTGATCCACGGATCAAGCCAGTCACATCCCGTCCGGAGCGCCGGTATCACCTTGCCCGGATCGGCGAACAGCGCTCCCCCAATGGGATCTTCGGGATCGGCGTACCGATCGAGATCAAGCAGGTCGTAGATTGCCTCGGCGAGTACGTCTCGAGCGAACGTCCCGGTCGCTGTCGAGTCACCGTCGGTCGATACGAACTCCGGCAGGATGTCCTCACCACGCTCCTTGTCGGTGTGGAACGGCAGCGCGAAGCGCCACCCAGCCTCGGTCTGGTGGATGAAATCGAACGCTGCGAGACGGTCGGTGTAGGTACGAACCGACCGTGCTGAGACGTCGGCTCGCTCGGCGAGGTCATTTTGTTCGAGGGGTGTCTCGGCGACCAGCAGCGCGTGAACGATCTTCGAGAGGGCTGGTTTCCCCATCTCAGACAGGAGACGGGTAGGCTTGAGAGCCGAGAGACCATACCGGANGCGTGAACGATCTTCGAGAGGGCTGGTTTCCCCATCTCAGACAGGAGACGGGTAGGCTTGAGAGCCGAGAGACCATACCGGACCTCGTCAAGGCGGAGCTTCCGTCCCGGTGCTTTCGTCTCCGATGCGAGATTGTGGAGGGCTCTCGCAGCATCGTACGGCGTCCCAGTGAGCGCTGCAAGCATCGAGGTCGCCGCACGGGTCGGTCGGATCGACTTCTGGCGGCACATCATCTGCACCGCTTGAGCCATCTGAGAGCGGCCGGTCGCTTCCTCGACCGGGATGGGGACCGAGAACTCCGGGGCGTCCTCGTGAACGTCTCGGTTCGAGAGACGGCGGCGGAGCGGATCGGCAAGTTGGTCGACGCTCTTGCCCACGACCACGAACGATCCGATAAGCTCGCCGAACGGATCATCGGCATCCACTGTTGGCGGAATGGCGCTCTCACGCTTGTCTTCACGAGATTCGAGCAGTTGGCGATACGCGGTAGATTCGCCGTATCGTGATTGGATCGACGCGCCGACGGAGAGCGTTTCGGCGAGGTCTGCTTGCTGGCTCTCGCCGAAATCCCGCGAGAAGCGGGGGATACGCGCCTCCCGAACCACGTCGATGTCGGCGAGATCGAGCAGATGAACGATCGTACCGGCGAGACCCTGCGCTTCCCGCAGGATATCGCCACGGAAGCGGTTGCGATCCTCGTAGTTCTCGTGGTGGAGGTCACGGGTGAGTTCGCTGAGGTCTTCAGCAGCTTCGAGCAGCGCATCGGTGTAGTCCTCGGCGGTGGCGTCAGCGTCTTTGAGGTAGCCAAGACACCGTGAGTTCCGAAGCAAATCAGCGTGATTGGCGAGCAGATCGCCGAGTTTTCCCGTCTCGAAGCGGTCGGGGGTGAGGATATGGCGGAAGGTTCGGGGGTTGGCTAACGCCAATGCAATGCACACCCACCACTGCATGGGGTCGTCGTACTCGCCGCCAACCAGGAGGCGATCGGTCTCGTGATCGTAGTACCAGTGGGGTTCACCACGGTCGTCTTTCACGCGGATCGGATGGTCGACCAACGCGATACCGCCGTCAGTAGCGCTGCTGGCGGCCGCAGCGTAGCGGTGGCGAGCCGCCGACCGCACTTGATGATGGAACGGGAGACGGTGGCGGTCGGGAGCCGTCTCGGCACCACTGCCGCCACCGCCCTCCGCACAGCACGCTTCGGCCTCCGCGGCAGGGCGGTGGCGGCCCTCGTGTGCGGGCGGGGTTACACGGCTATCGTCGCAGGGATTTCTGGAGTCACTAACGACCGCTTCGAGGCGCTGCTGTCTGCCGATTTCGCTATCGAGTCTGTCGAGTAGATTGCGGCCGGCAGCGAGTAGTTCGACCGCGTTGCCGTTCTCGGTGGTCCGCGAGAACGTCTCGACGAGTCCGAGTTCGGTGAGAGAGTCATCACTGGTGGTGAGACACTGGCGGACGGCTCCCTTCGTGGTCTGGTGGAGGGCGTAGAGTTGGTTGTACGGGAGGGTTTCAGACGCCTCATCGGCAAGCTGCCGGAGGATACGGACCTTCCGACCATCGGGATCAAGAACGTCGCGTGCGGTCTCGACGCGCTCAGTAATGTTGTTCTCAGAGAGGCCTGCATTGCACTGTTCGCTAACAGCCGGGAGGTGTTCGCGGTACTCACGAGCGAGCCGTCGTTGCCAGCGGCCGGTCGCGATGATTCGGAGATCGACAGCTCCTGCGAGCTCGGCAAGCAACCAGGCGATGTCCTCGCGGTACTCCGCGCGGAGCTCACCGAACGCATCGTCGATGCGGACAGCGATGGTCGGGGTTCGATCGCTCTCACGAAGGACGGCGAGTGGGCCGTCGGCTACCTCCTCGAACTCAATGTGCCAGCCGGCGACCGACCGACCGGGAGTGCCGAACTGAGCGTTCTGGCGCAGGACCTCGAAGAACTCCGCGTCGGCGCGGGCGAGCGACGGCACCATCCCGGCGTAGACGCCACCGAGAGCGGTGACACCGATTTCTCGAAGCCGCTCTTCGCGTGCGGTGCGGTGATCGAGGTCGCCAATGAGATCGTCGACGGCAGCGACGAACTCTCGTTGGAAATCGTCGTCGAGGGCGATCTGTTTCCACAGGCGGTGTGCGGTATCGTCGGCGTGGACTTCGACGAGTGGCGAGAGCGGCGGCTGCTGGGTAAGGGTGAGACCTGCATCCGGCATCGCGACTCACCTCGCCCCTCCATCTGGGTTCCCACCGCTCATGGTGTGATCTCTCCCGTCTCGATCGGGCTCTCAGGATGGACCTGAGTAGCGAGACGGACGGCGAGATCCCGATCGCCAAACACGGGGCCGACACGTTGGGTATCACCAGTCTCGTGTTCGACGATAGCGCCAGCCGCAGGACAGGCGTCTCCGCAGCACTGGTAGTGGTGATATGCATGTCCTTCGCCTTGAAACGCGCTCGACAGTCGTTCGGCGTGGCCGCTACAGACACTGCAACTGACCGTTTCGGGAACGTTGATCTCGATAAGCTGTCCCGAAGCGTCGAGACGCATCAGCGAGCCCTCCCGTTGGTGGCCTTTCTGAGACCGCTCGGAGTACTCGTGTGTGTCGATCGGTGACCACGGAGGGCTGTCTGGATGGGTAGCTCGTTGGAGGGGAACGCAGCGGTTCGGCTGTCGAGGTGGTCGGAAGCGATGCTGTCAGCGCTGGATGGAGATTGCTCTCTTAGCATGGGGGTGTTGGCCCAGTATTCCAGTGCTGACGACCGGGCTCCGTCGTCGTACCCAACGATATCGTCCGCCGTACGATGAGCGAGAGTTCTCTCCAGACGAGAGCTGTCGCTCACCGAGTGGCAAACGTTAATATCGTGGGCCGATGAGAAACCGGTAAGACCAACCCGCCTCAGGGAGGTCGACCGGCATCGGTTCGTTGTTGGATCGGGGAGGTGGCACTCCTCGTTCCCACCGACACTATATTTCTTTCCTAGCTTTGCGTGTACGTCTGCCGCCCGCCTTATTACTGTTGTGTCATTCTCACGTGGATGTAGTGCCCTCCTGCTGTTTTGAATTGGCTTGCCGCGTGCTATATACAAGCACCTGCGGCTCCCGAGCGTCGATCGTGCTTGCGTGTCTCGATCGTGGTGGGGTCGTGTTGCCTTTGTAGCGGCCATGACGTCATGGCCCGTCGTTGTCGTGCTGGCGGCCGGGTGGACCACCGTACCCACGGGTAGACCCCGCTCTGTACCGATCGAGACGGACTGACGGACAGTCGTCTCTCTGGTGGAGTGGGGTCGTCGCCACACACGAGCGACAGCAACGCCTCTGCGCGTGGGGCGAAACCTATTTGTCCCATGGGCCTCAAAGGAAAACTGTCCAGATTCTCCTCGTTGGCACTGGTTGATTAGCCGTGCTTTTGCGCTTATGACGACCCGCCGGGTATATAGTGGTTTGTATGACGCTATCACTGGATACTGCAGAGCCGTCGTAGAGCGAGTGAGACTGGCCTCGATGCCGAGCAGACGGCCCCAACTGTTGGTCTGCATTAGGCCACCTCTCCACATCGGTCGCCGATTCCAGGACCAGCGCAGTCATCGATTTCGGTGCGTCGAACAGCCACGAACCCGTGGCTATGATAGCGTGTGCGCTGTTTCACGCGACGAGTCCTTGCGTCCGCGTGGCGCTGGTTTGCGCGAATGGCTGTATCGGCGGTGAGAGCGTCCTGTTCCGTCTGGTGGGTTTGGTGGTCGCGGTTGTGTCGGATAGGCTGTGCGTCCAACCGTCGGTGTGAATGTCCTGTCTTAGTGATAGCCATGGCGAGCATGGCCCGCTGATTGGCGCTGACGGCCGGGATAGGCCGTCATACTCACGGTCTGTCGACTCACGCTCTTGCCCCACGACAGCGCCCGGACTGCGCTACGGGTAGCAGTCGCTTCTCCGTGGAAGCGTGAGCGGCTGGCCCGCACGTGAGACGGCGATGTCTCTCCGTGTGGGACGAAACCTATTTGACCATGCGTCGATGAAGAACCAGTACGACCAAACCGGATGGCACGGTCGTCCTGGCACCGATCTCTCGGTTCGGGGGCGAAGTGAGGAGCGTCCCCGACCCCATCGGCGTTATTTATCGTTCCTAGCTTTGCGTCTACGTCTACCGCGGTCCTTATTACTGTTTTCGTGTCCTCACATGGATGTGTTTGGCGTGGGCTGGAACAGCCCGAAGGAGTCGGCGAGTCGGTACGACCGTTGGAGAGCACCATCGATTTGTGCCTCGGTCAGACCCTCTCGTGTCGGTCGTCTGCTGGCGCGACGCGGACGAGATCGCTGACGCGCCCGTATCCGGGATACACGAGAAAGACCGAGTCGTATCGCTCTCGAAGCTCATACTCGCCACCATCAGGGCCTCGGAGAGTCTCTTCTGTGGCCTCACGGGTCTCAGCGACGATCATGGGAGTGTCCAGCGCCGGCCACGTGACGCCGCTGCCTTCGCTTAGTTGCATTGTCGTCGAAATAGGTTCGCGGTGCGCAGCGGTCCCGGACTCCTTGTCACTGGTTTCGGGCAATTCGTGGCGATCGTCGGCCGGGTTTCGTGGCTGGTGATAGACTGTCGGATAGCTGCAACTCCTCACGACGGTTTCGAACTCGCTTACGTCAGGGGGACCACTCGGGAAGCAATCCGAGCATGGATCATGGATTTCGCCGTATGCAGCGGTGAAAGAGGGCTGGTGCCACTCCAGTGACTCGACGTTGCGCCGCCAACACGCTGGCTCTGGAGCGGTCTCACCAATGCCAGTCTCGATGCCGGCGGTATCGGCCTTCGCGGTCGGTTCCTGCCGACGGCGACGTTCGCGTGCAATACCTTTAGGTGTGTCTGAGCCGTCGTTGTAACCACTCTGGGACATGGATCAGTAACATTACTTCAGGACGTTGCTGCTCTGCCCCGGTGGCGTACCGGGGTTCAGAGATGGCGATACTGTGCCAGAGGACCCCGGTGCGACGCCGACCACGTGGCTGGGACCACCTGATCGGATGCTTCGTCGCGCCGGTACAACAAACGCTCGCGAGCCGAGCGTCCGCCCTCCACCACCCAACCGACACTCGCTGACCGTGTGTGCGCCGGGTGGGTGGGGTATCGTGCATCCGATAACCTCTGACATCAGGCTCGTTTGGGATCAAGAGCAATAAATCCATGCCATCAAAAGTGCATATGCAATCATGAAAGCGTATGCTCTGATGGTGGTGATTTGCACGTGGTCCGCTGGTATTAACCCATATCCTAAGCCTACATCGATTCAATGCCTCCTCCAGTGGTGCCGTGGATGACACGAGTTGATCATCTTGTTCTTGATCTCCTCGATCAGCAGGGAATCGCTCTCCCTCCAACGGCGATCACACTTGCTCTGGAGGAAGAACATGGAATCAATGCGCCATCGAGTAGTCAGGTCGCCCGCCGATTGCGGGAGGACCTCAGTCATCACGGACTCGTCAAGCAACCCCATGAAGACAGGGTGCAAGGCTATTACCTGATCACAGATCTCGGAAGCCGTTATCTCAATGATTCGGACGCCGAACCGGAGGAATTCATCGCTGACGCCAACGATACTGACGGCTCCTCGTCGTAGCACGTCTTCTTGAACACCCGAATCGTGCGCTTGCGAACGCCGTGAGTTAGGTCCGGTTACCATCGATTTGGTTCATGCCCTGTTTTGCTCGGTGAGTAGTTCGCATCCTTACCGATGGACTGGGGGGTAATCAAGAAACGGGATTTCAGAACTGAAAACCCTCTCCCATAGCCGTTTTAGCCTCTCTAACGTCGGCTTTCCATTCAAAAGCAGCTAACTCGGGTATATAAAGGGGTCGAAGTTTAATCGACTTTTCCAAAATCAACGAGATATACGACAATCATGGGTAGTTTTCTAACCGCTGTTTTCGGACTGTATAACTCTTCTATCGACGAAACTTCCAAATTTTAATATGACTGATATTCTGGCGTAATATTCATATCCTGAACTTCACTTCGGTATTCCTCTGCCATGGTATCTGAATTGTATTTGTTTGTCTGTATATCGGTGAGGTCGAATGAAACACCGCCGGTGTATCCACAGTGAGAACAGCGAACGGAGGCATTGAGACGATCGGATAGTTCTCCATCAACCTCTGGACCCTCCCGAATCTGTAGCATATGTTCACACCGAGGACACTGAGCGGTGATTTTGGGATACTGATAGCCTGAATCGGCCTGGATGCTATCTGGCGAGAGATTTTCTTCTTCAATCGCTTCCTCGACTTTTCCAATGATTCGATCGAGGGCATCCTGTCGGTCGTCTTTGTCAGTTGGGAGATCAACGCCTTCAATTGACAGCGAAATATGGCTTGTTTCAGCGAGGTTTTCTGGATCTGGTTTTGAATCGACCATACCGCAAATCGGCTCTCGTACGAGGTAATTCTTCGGTTCAGTCTTTTTCTCCACATCCAAACCTACTCCGAGTTCTCGGATGATGGCATTCGTTCGTACCACCACTTGAACCACGCAGCAAGCGGCCTCCGATCACCTTCGACCTGAATGCGAACAGTACCATCGAAGCTCCACTGAGCGTGTTCGGTCTCCTCGCCCCATGAAGTTGGAATGCCGAGTTGGAGATCATCGAACTCACACTCGAGTTTTCCCTCTCGCTCAACGGTTTCATCGAGAACTCCTTCAACCGTCTTCAGCCACTCTTCCCATTCCTCACCAGCGGTATCGGATGATGGAATTGATTCAGACCGCTCTGCGCACATACTACTCGTCTGTCCAGCTGCCTATTGATACTTGCAGTCGATCGATCTGCGAGTGCTCTTCTTGGTCGATAAGCTACGAAACCGGCCCATTTGGTGGGTCAGCGTAACGTTGTAACCTCTTCGAATTGTTCACATGGTACGTATGAGCACCTCGCCACCCGGCCCGCAGGACCTCCCACTGTTGGGTAACACTCACCGCTACTCCCGTGATCCATTTTCGTTCATCGAGACACTCACCCGGAGTTACAACGGTCTTTCGACGTTTACCCTCGGAACCGAACAGACGTACCTTGTTACGGATCCAAAAGAGATTGAGCGGATACTGGTAAGTGAAGATTCGAAGTTTCGGAAATCACAAACTATCCGATCAGGCAGCATCGATGACCTACTCGGCGACGGACTCCTGATGAGTGGTGGTGATTTCTGGCAGCGCCAAAACCAGCGTGCTCAACCGGCGTTTGCGCCTGCTCGCGTCATGAACTTCGGCAAGGAAATCAGCGGATATGCCGAGCGTATGATGAGTGGTTGGAATGACGGGGATGTCATTGAGATCGATTCTTCGATGGCTCAGATCACAGTAAAAGTAATCGTTTCAGTGATGTTTGGTACTGAGCTCGACGACCGAACAACCGAAAAAGTGCAGAACACACTCGAACCGCTAGGGGAGATGTTCGAGCCGAAGCCGGCGCAGTTCCTCCTTCCCGAATGGGTGCCGACACCTGATCGTATCGAATTTGATAATGCGGTGGACAGCCTTGAGGATATACTCGATTCGCTCGTTGACGAACGGAAAGGAACCGAAGACGGCGAGATGGACCTACTATCGATCCTGCTGCGTGCTCAAAGTGACGTTGACGAAGTGACTGAAGAGCTCGTCCGAGACGAACTTATGACGATGCTTCTTGCTGGTCACGATAGTACGGCGCTGTCACTCACTTACACCTGGTATCTACTATCCCAGAATCCTGAAACCGAGCGTCGTGTCCACGACGAGATTGACGAGGTTCTGGGTGATGAGTCCCCCACGGCCAGTGACGTGCGCGACTTGGACCTCACCGAGCGGGTGATTCAGGAGGCCATGCGGCTGTATCCGCCGGTCTATACGATCTTTCGCGAACCTGCCGAGCCGATTCGAATCGGTGGGTACAGGATTCCGAAGGGCGCACTCGTGATGCTTCCGCAGTGGGGTGTCCACCGTGATCCGCGCTGGTACGACGACCCGGAGTCATTCGACCCGGACCGATGGACAAGCGACCGTGCGAGTGGGCGACCGAACTACTCATATTTCCCGTTTGGCGGCGGTCCGCGTCACTGTATCGGGAAGCATCTCTCGATGCTTGAAGCTCAAATCATCGTTGCCACAGTTGCTCAGAACTACCGGCTTCGACTCGCTCCAGAACAGAGATCGACACTCGAATTAGCTCCCTCGCTCACGATGCACCCGTCTGACCCGATTCAGATGGAAGTGAAAAAGCGCTAGAAAACATCGAATCAATGATAAGGTAGCTCAGTTAGAGTAGCCAGTCCCAAAACCGCTCTGATGGGGTTTGAGACTCTTGTCGCACTTCCTCATATTTCTGTGTAGTCCAGTCCATGAGTTCGTCGTTCGATCCAAGGATTGCAGCATTATACGGCTCATGCTCGCTGTAGGCACCAACCAACACCTTCTTATCTCCAAACATCCCTAACCCGAAAGAAATGCTTTCAGGATAAATCTGCATTCGGAAGTTGGCAAACTTCCCTGCTCTTTTCAGATGGTGGAGATTTGTTATCTTCGTCGCTTTTCGATAGACAGTCTGGTCGATGATTAGCTCGATTTCTTTCCCTTTTGGGACTAAGGGATCATATGCATCAATCAGTTGGGGCGAGTAGACTTGCTGAATGCCCCGGAGAGAGTCTACATCGAGATCCGTCTGGTCTTCTAATAGAGTGAGAACAGCGTGCGGGCTACCAAATTCACCAGTAGCCATTCTTGTTTCACGGAGTGCGGCTGTTGGAAACTCCTGAGCGAGATCTTCGAGCCGTAGAACGAAATCCTTCCGACTGGAAATGAGTTCTATTGCCTCCTCAAAACCTTTGTAGATTGATAGCTTTGTTTCCCCGAGCGACAAGAGTTTGTATTGACCGGCTTCGTACGCTATCCAGTCTTCTTGAATAAGGCTGTCACACATATCTCGTCTCGTCCGCCGAGATATGTTACAGGTCTCACTGAGTTCGCTCTTTCGTAGCGGCCCTTCCTGGAGCGCTCGAAGGATCGCGGACAAAGTATCGCTCGCAGCGAATTTCGAAAGGGTCCTCGTAGTGAGTTCATCCAACGCTCGTTGTTGCTCGCGAGCGATCATGTGACCGTATCCAGTGAGACGGGCTCCATCCGGTGATGGTAATAGAATCTTGTGGGATTCAAGCCGGTCAAATAGATTACGCGCCGTCTTCTCAGTCACATCAAACAGGTTCGCCATTTCTGAAACCTCAACAGGAACGTCCCTCATCAGAGCCATTGCTTGTGGGATATTGATTCTCGTTTCCCTGGCTCCTGCTGCTACCAGCAGTATCGTTTCATCTTGCTGAGTTCCCACCTCCTCAGCCTTACTCATAGCTGTACTGGACGCGATTCTACAAAGTATGTTTTGAAATGTCCGCCATAGAATTTCTAATATAAACAAAATACTAGTTTGGCAAAAGTAATGGTGTCTTCACAGGTCCACTTTATTCACGGTACTCGGCTCTGCACGTTTAAGTCGGAACGCGATGTAGACGGCAATGACGGCCGATGCTTCCGATTACGGACTTCCTGTCCTGCACCGATCCACTGGACGAGTTCGACTCGCTGTCGTATCACCAGACTCAACACGCTAAAACGTACGTGACAGGTCTTGCTGCGGCCCGCAGCAAGACCGTGACCGGGATCGCACGTGAAGTCCTTCCGGCCCAAGGCGACCGAGCACTCAACAAGTTCCTCACTGAATACGACTGGGACGAAGATCAACTCAACCACGAACGATTAGAGGAGTTGCAAAAACACGGCGAGACGCGCTGGTCACAGGACGGCTACATCATCATCGACGACTCAGTGTTCCAGCGAACCGGGAAGGAACTTCCCGGTGCTGGAGAGTTCTACGATCATACTGAAGGAGAACCCGTTTGGGGACAGGACCTCGTCTACGCATTCTACACCGACGATAAAACCTCCTATCCACTCGCATTTCGCCAGTACGAGAAAGCTGACAACGAAGACCAGGACGAGGAGACGAAGTACGATCTCGCTCGGGAGATAGTCACAGAACTGGAAGAAGAGGTAGGTGTACCTGAGTGGTCAGCGTAACTTTTGGACATCTGGAAGAAACGTTTCGATCCAGTGGCTGGCGAAGCTCAGTCGATGGCTCAATCGAAGAAATTCCTCGACGAGGAACTCTCTGAAGTGGTCTTTGTCCTCGAAGATNAGAATCCGCCCCACCGGATTCTGCTCGCGAATCTCTTCGAGCGCCTCAACGATCGTCTCCTTGACCAGTTCGTCTTTGAACGTGATCACGCTCTGGCCAGTCATCGCGTAGAAGCCGATCGAGCGCCACGGAAACGTCACCAACGGCTTCGGAATCGTGACCGTGCGGTCGAACGACCACATCCGTTGAGAGTTCTCAAATGGCTGTGGCCACGCTTCGTCGAAAGAAGCCCAGTACGATGGGATCATCNNNNNNNGGAATCGTGACCGTGCGGTCGAACGACCACATCCGTTGAGAGTTCTCAAATGGCTGTGGCCACGCTTCGTCGAAAGAAGCCCAGTACGATGGGATCATCCTCCTCGGCCTCGTGATCGTCCTCGCCGAGCGCCTGGCCGAGGCGCTCGGCGAGAATCTCTTCGGCGTCGGCAGGCCGACGCGGATCCATCGGGCGCGGCTTCGCGTAGTTCATGCCGGCAGCTCGAAGCTTCCGGCTCAGGTGTGCTGGGTGGTACGTGACGCCGTAGCGGTCTTCGATGAGCGNGGATCCATCGGGCGCGGCTTCGCGTAGTTCATGCCGGCAGCTCGAAGCTTCCGGCTCAGGTGTGCTGGGTGGTACGTGACGCCGTAGCGGTCTTCGATGAGCGAATGAATCGCTCGCGGCGTCCACGGCTGGCCCTCTTCGAGGATGTCACAGAGTTCGTCGAACTGCTTGTTGGTGAGCTTCGGCGGCCGTCCGCCGCCGAAGCCCGGACGGAGGCCCTCGACGCCTCCTTCGTTCTACGCGCGTGCCCACCGCCGCGTCGTGGATCGGGAGATCCCGACGCGGTCGCCCGCTTCCTCGCGCGTATCGCCTGCGTAGAGATTCTTCACGTAGCAGAGCCGCCGGACGAGACGCGTCTCGTCCGCCTTCTGAGCGTCTGCAATCGCTCGATCAAGCTCACCTCCCGACAGATGCCTCACTAACAGACCACGCCGATTGTTCTTCATCACCGTAGAGAGGCGCTCTAAGGGGTCAACTCTTTCGCAGACCACTCGCGGACACCTACCTCTTCGACTCGTGGTTCGCCCACGACTCGGACCTGATCAAGCACGTCGAATCCTACGGCAAGGACTGGATCGGACCNGCGCGTCGATGCGCTGGAAGAGCGCATCGACAAAGTAGAGCGAGAGATCGACGAGGAAACGTACAAGATTTGGACGAGGACGCTACCGATCTCGAAGTTAGGTGAGGTACGACTGGTAATCGCCGAGAAAGTCACTGACAAGGACGAAGACAACCCGGTCAAGTACCTCGCAACGAACAAGATCGACGCTCCCTCTGGCCATCTCATTCGGAGCT is a genomic window of Halococcus salifodinae DSM 8989 containing:
- a CDS encoding cytochrome P450, translating into MSTSPPGPQDLPLLGNTHRYSRDPFSFIETLTRSYNGLSTFTLGTEQTYLVTDPKEIERILVSEDSKFRKSQTIRSGSIDDLLGDGLLMSGGDFWQRQNQRAQPAFAPARVMNFGKEISGYAERMMSGWNDGDVIEIDSSMAQITVKVIVSVMFGTELDDRTTEKVQNTLEPLGEMFEPKPAQFLLPEWVPTPDRIEFDNAVDSLEDILDSLVDERKGTEDGEMDLLSILLRAQSDVDEVTEELVRDELMTMLLAGHDSTALSLTYTWYLLSQNPETERRVHDEIDEVLGDESPTASDVRDLDLTERVIQEAMRLYPPVYTIFREPAEPIRIGGYRIPKGALVMLPQWGVHRDPRWYDDPESFDPDRWTSDRASGRPNYSYFPFGGGPRHCIGKHLSMLEAQIIVATVAQNYRLRLAPEQRSTLELAPSLTMHPSDPIQMEVKKR
- a CDS encoding transcriptional regulator FilR1 domain-containing protein — translated: MSKAEEVGTQQDETILLVAAGARETRINIPQAMALMRDVPVEVSEMANLFDVTEKTARNLFDRLESHKILLPSPDGARLTGYGHMIAREQQRALDELTTRTLSKFAASDTLSAILRALQEGPLRKSELSETCNISRRTRRDMCDSLIQEDWIAYEAGQYKLLSLGETKLSIYKGFEEAIELISSRKDFVLRLEDLAQEFPTAALRETRMATGEFGSPHAVLTLLEDQTDLDVDSLRGIQQVYSPQLIDAYDPLVPKGKEIELIIDQTVYRKATKITNLHHLKRAGKFANFRMQIYPESISFGLGMFGDKKVLVGAYSEHEPYNAAILGSNDELMDWTTQKYEEVRQESQTPSERFWDWLL
- a CDS encoding winged helix-turn-helix domain-containing protein, producing MEDRYGVTYHPAHLSRKLRAAGMNYAKPRPMDPRRPADAEEILAERLGQALGEDDHEAEEDDPIVLGFFRRSVATAI
- a CDS encoding winged helix-turn-helix domain-containing protein — translated: MHSLIEDRYGVTYHPAHLSRKLRAAGMNYAKPRPMDPRSSKTATASRTTQHT
- a CDS encoding helix-turn-helix domain-containing protein — translated: MKNNRRGLLVRHLSGGELDRAIADAQKADETRLVRRLCYVKNLYAGDTREEAGDRVGISRSTTRRWARA